Within Pseudomonas alloputida, the genomic segment GCTACACCGCCGACTGGAAGCAGCTGCCCATGAGCGGCACCGCCGAGCGCAGCCTGGTCAAAAATGCCAACGGTACCTGGGACCTTAACTTCAAGGCTTCCATGATGATCGCCAGCCTGACCGAGCAAAGCACCCTGCGCCTGGAAAACGACACCCTGCTGCCGCAGAAGTATCACTTCGAGCGCGGCGGACTGGGCAAGGCCAAGAAGGTCGACCTGGACTTCGACTGGAGCACCAAGAAGATCACCGGCAGCGACCGTGGCGATGCTGTCAGCCTGCCACTGAACCGCGGCGTACTGGACAAATCCTCCTACCAGTTGGCCCTGCAGCACGACGTGGCCGCAGGCAAGAAGAGCATGACCTACCAGGTGGTCGACGGCGACGAGATCGACACCTACGACTTCCGCGTGCTGGGCACCGAAAAGGTCACCACCAAGACCGGCCAGGTCGATGCCGTGAAGGTCGAGCGCGTGCGCGATCCCAGCCAGAGCAAGCGCATCACCGAGCTGTGGTTTGCCAAGAACTGGGACTACCTGCTGGTGCAACTGCGCCAGGTAGAGACCGATGGCAAGGAGTATGTGATCGTGCTGCAGGATGGCACGGTCGATGGCAAGCCGGTGAAGGGCAACTGATCGCGCACTGCCTGCAATACCTGAAGCCCCGCCCAGTGCGGGGCTTTTCTTTGCTGCGAAAAAGCCCACCCAGGCAGCATCCCTTCGAGCTTCATGAAACTTGTTTCATGCCTGTTTTACTTACTTAGTCTGCTAACAAACTCTATAAAGAAGACGTGCGACACACTGTCGCAGCCATCTTGAAGAAGTGGAGTTTACCGATGACTGTCCAAGTAACCGAACGCGACGAATCGAGAATGTCCCACGAAGGCCTGGCCGCTGGCGTGCGGATCTGGGATGTGTACCAACAAGGTCAACTGGTGGGCATGTTCCATAACGAACACGAAGCACACCAATACCGCGTTGAGCTTGAAGACCTGGAAAACCAGCGCGCCACACAATGACCCTGCCCATTGCGGCGAACCCCTGACTCGCCTGGGCTCAGTGAGCAACCCCAAAATGCTGCGGCATTGCCGGAGCATCGTGGGGTTGCCATGACAGGGCCTACACCGCCCCGAAACGCACCTCTACCGACAGGCTGCCCAGGTTATCGCTCAGGCCAGCCCCGTAACGCCCGTCCAGGTCGTCATTGATGCACAGCTGCAACTCACCTTGCTGGCCACGCGGCAATTGCACCTGGTTGCCGACCAGGAACGGCACGCCGCTGTTGCCGATACGCCCGATCAACGCCCCTTCCGGTTGACCAGGCAAGGCATAGCCGGGCTTGGCGATCAACCTTGGGTTGCCCGCCGCGCCAACCATGCCGGTGGCCGGGTTCGCCGTCCACTGCCCGCCCGTGCATACCGCCAACTGCCAGCTCTGCCCATTGACCTGCATGCCCGTGCCCTGCCATGCCTGGTTGGCCTGCACCTGCACGGTGCGCTTGAGCAGGTCGCTGGCCACCACGTCGGCGGCCTGGAACGTCAACGCGGTGATGGTCAAGGTCGGGTTGGCGGTGCCGGTAGTGGGGAACACGCCGTCGCCGACCAGGAACAGGTTGGGGTGGTCCCAGCTGCGCTGGTCCTTGTCCACCACCGACTTGGTGCGGTCCGAGCCCATGCGGTAGGTGCCCATCAGGTGGCCAGCGCCGTAGAACGCGTAGTTCTGGCCGTCGTACTCGAACACCGTTTGCGAGCCGGGCTCGAGCTTAGGGTTCAGGTCGGTCAGCTCGGTAGCGCCCATCAGCTCGGTGATGATGTAC encodes:
- a CDS encoding DUF3108 domain-containing protein, producing the protein MRRALLLALAVLALPLQAADLKPFSASYTADWKQLPMSGTAERSLVKNANGTWDLNFKASMMIASLTEQSTLRLENDTLLPQKYHFERGGLGKAKKVDLDFDWSTKKITGSDRGDAVSLPLNRGVLDKSSYQLALQHDVAAGKKSMTYQVVDGDEIDTYDFRVLGTEKVTTKTGQVDAVKVERVRDPSQSKRITELWFAKNWDYLLVQLRQVETDGKEYVIVLQDGTVDGKPVKGN